A genomic window from Ruminiclostridium cellulolyticum H10 includes:
- a CDS encoding P-loop NTPase: MFDKRINIFTGHFGSGKTEVAVNYAMKMSEAGYRTAIVDFDIINPYFRTADAKDTLEEQSIKVILPMYANTNVDIPAIPPEIYSLFEDKDIKVVLDVGGDDLGAKAVSRFKEEIISDDYEMFFVINTKRIMTDSPEKIIEMIALIEEGANIKVTKLLNNSNLLEETTPEIILEGNRIISQVSKKSGIPIAITAGMEEVVNSIKKSEIATTEILTMRKQIHLPWNRG, from the coding sequence ATGTTTGATAAACGCATCAACATATTTACCGGTCATTTTGGAAGCGGGAAAACAGAGGTCGCAGTCAACTATGCTATGAAAATGTCAGAAGCCGGATATAGAACAGCGATAGTAGATTTTGATATAATAAACCCCTATTTCAGAACAGCGGATGCGAAGGATACACTGGAAGAACAAAGTATTAAAGTAATTCTTCCTATGTATGCCAATACCAACGTTGATATACCTGCCATACCACCAGAAATATACTCATTGTTTGAAGATAAGGATATAAAAGTGGTTTTGGATGTAGGTGGAGACGATCTTGGGGCCAAGGCTGTATCAAGGTTCAAAGAAGAAATAATCAGCGATGACTACGAAATGTTCTTTGTAATAAATACAAAAAGAATTATGACCGATTCACCTGAAAAAATAATTGAAATGATTGCTCTTATTGAAGAAGGAGCCAATATAAAGGTAACAAAGTTATTAAATAACAGTAACCTATTGGAGGAAACAACTCCTGAGATTATTCTTGAAGGGAACCGCATTATATCTCAGGTTTCGAAGAAATCGGGAATTCCGATAGCAATTACAGCTGGTATGGAAGAAGTTGTAAATAGCATAAAGAAGAGTGAAATAGCAACAACGGAGATTTTAACCATGAGAAAACAGATACATCTTCCATGGAATAGGGGTTAG